The Fulvivirga maritima genome segment CCACAGGCTCGCAGCCCAATACATTTAATTGGCCAGGGCAAGATGCAAAAGGAGTCTGTACTATGGTAAGCTTGCAAGACCTTGAGAACATTCAGAAGCATAGTGCTAATATTTCAAAAGCAGTAATAGTAGGCGGAGGGCTCATAGGCGTAGAAATGGCAGAGATGCTGCGTTCAAAATCAATCCACACTACTTTTTTAGTTAGAGAAAAACGGTTTTGGAATAATACCTTGCCAGAACAAGAGGCTGATTTAGTAGGCCAACATATATTAAAACATGAAGTAGACCTGAGGCTATCCTCGGAGCTTAATGAAATAATTACGGATAACCATGGCCAGGTAAAAGGAGTCGTCACCTCAACAGGAGAAACCATTGAGTGTCAATTTGTAGGTATCACTGCGGGAGTACACCCCAATATTGACTTGGTTAAAAATACTGATATAAAGACGAACAAAGGCATTTTAGTGAATCAGTTTTTACAAACCAACATCCCTGATGTATATGCCATAGGCGATTGTGCGGAGCAAACACAACCTACCGCTAACCGTTCAGCTATAGAGCAAGTATGGTATACCGGTAAAATAATGGGTGAAACTGTAGCCCAAACTATCTGCGGTTCGCCTAAAGCTTACCAGCCTGGGCCGTGGTATAACTCAGCTAAGTTCTTTGACCTTGAATATCAGACCTACGGCAATGTTCCTAACTCACCGCAACCCGATGAAAAAAGATTTTATTGGCAACACCCTTCAGGCAGCCATGCCTTGCATTTTTCATTTCAGGCTAAAACCAACATCTTTTTAGGCGTTAACTCTATTGGTATAAGACTAAGGCATAATTTGTTTGACAACTGGCTTAGAGAAGAAGCAAGCATACAACATGTGATTAAAAATCTTAAAGCGGCCAATTTTGATCCTGAGTTTTTCACTTCACATGAGAAAGAGATTACAGACCTGTTTAATCAACAATATCCTGAGTTAAAAGTGGAATTTTCAAAAAGAAAAAGAATAGCTGGCATTTTCTAAACCAATCAACCTATGCGTATCCTATTGATTCAAAAAACAGGAATGAGCTTATTTATATTGGCCTGCGCCATTTTAATAGCCATGTTATTTATAAACAAATATGAGCTCTCTAACTCCCAATTAGAAAAAGCCTTATCTAAAAATGACTATTCCAAAGCTGCCAAATACCTTACTTCCATATTAAACAAGGAATACACTTCCAGTATCACCTTCAATGCAGACCTTGAAAAGTCACTCGACCGTGCTAACCAAAAAATTAAAAATACATTTAAAATATCCGATAGCAATCTGGAACGTAGCATGGCCAGCTTCTCTAATGAAAACATCACCTTTAACAATGACCTCATCAAGCTACCGAATGACAGCATCAATAATTACAAAAAAGAAAAGCTGCAATCTTATACCAGCTGGATGAACGGGAAAACTTTCGAAACCAAGGCCGCATTAAAAGAAGAGCTACAAGGAACCGTACAAAACATAAACGGAAGCATTGTTAGCAATCTGGGTTTCGATAATTATAAAATCAACACCTTAAAGCTTTCTATTACGCGAGCGGCTAACAGCACTCCTATTCGCAAAAACCCCATGATTTGGCTTTGCCTCACTATTGGGCTGGGCATATTAGGAGCACTGCTTTACATCCTGCCTAAGCTAAGGCTGCTGCCAGGCATTAAAAATGACGGTGTATTCCACAGCTCCCACACTAGCAGAGGCTGGCTCGGTTACAGCATAGGCATTGCTCTTATTTTGTTTTACATCCTGCTCTATTGGTACCCCGAATATATGACCAACTGGATGCTGATGGTAGATCCGGTCAGCAAAACCTTAAATGGAGGCCCTGCCAGTCAATGGTTTTTCTACGGCTTGTTATACACTCTTGCCATTATAGTGATGGGAGTACGAATGTTCATTAAATACAGGCATAGCAAATACCACCTGGCAAGAACAAGCTCTGTTATCTTCTTCCAAACGGCCTTTGCCTTTTTGATACCAGAAATACTCATACTACTGCACCAACCCAGCATGGACCTGAAAAATATATGGCCTTTGAACTATACTTTTTTCTTTGATTACAATATTGAAAACCTGATTAATAGCGGAGGACTGGGACTATTCATGTTAGTTTGGGGCATTGTATTGGTACTCATTGCCGTACCTGTAATTACCTACTTTTATGGCAAAAGATGGTATTGCTCCTGGGTGTGTGGGTGCGGCGGTCTGGCCGAGACTTTGGGAGACCCTTACAGACAATTATCAGATAAATCTTTGAAGGCCTGGAAAATAGAACGGTGGATGGTACATGGCGTCCTTGCCTTTGCAGTTATCATGACCATTGGCACGTTATATACCTATTTTAGCGGAAGCGGTAGTCTCTTAGGATTAGACACTTACTATATTCGTTCCGTTTACGGATTCCTCATAGGCTCTGTATTTGCGGGCGTGGTAGGCGTAGGTTTTTACCCTGTAATGGGTAGCAGGGTATGGTGCCGTTTCGGATGTCCGCTGGCTGCCTACCTCGGAATCATTCAAAGGTTCAAATCTCGATTTAGAATCACCACTAACGGCGGGCAGTGTATTAGCTGTGGTAACTGCAGCACATACTGTGAAATGGGCATAGATGTACGCTGGTACGCGCAACGAGAGCAGAATATTGTGCGAGCATCTTGTGTGGGCTGTGGCGTTTGTGCTTCCGTTTGCCCCAGGGGAGTACTAAAACTAGAAAATGATGATCCTGGCAACCGGTTTGAAAAACCCATTGTAATCAGTAAAGAGAAAATTGAAATCACTAACTAAAACTGACTTACCTAAAACCAATGCATTAGCATCAGCTAATCTTCAGTGAACCGAGGCAATGTAAAAGAGAAAGTGCTGCCTTTTTCCAGCTCACTATGCACATGAAACTCTCCATTATTATCCTTAATGAGCTCCTGACAAAGAATCAGGCCCAAGCCACTTCCTTTTTCATTAGAAGTACCAGCCTGACTGTCTTTATGCCCTAAATCAAATAAACGATCAATATATTCCTGAGACATTCCCACTCCATTATCTATTACTGAAACTTTTACTTTATCACCATAATTAAAAGCGCGTATCTTAATCTCTCCATCAGGATATGAGAATTTGATGGCATTACCAATAAGGTTTCTGATCACAGTATGAATAGAATTAATATCTGCAAGTGCCATTAAATCACTCTCACTATAATCTGATAATGTAATTTTTTTTGATGCGGCGGTAAGAGTATAGAGTTCAATATTTTTAGTAATCAAATCATTGATATCTACCTTAACCAGTTCTAACTTTTGTGTTTTGGTTTGCCTGATGGACCATGCTAAAAGATTATCGAGCAGCTCACTAAGGTTATTTAATGAATGATTGATTTTACCTCCCATTTGTTGAATATCCTCTTTGGAAAGCATATCTATATTATTCACCAACAGATTAGAAAAGCCTTTGAGAGAATTTAAAGGACTCTTAATATCATGCGAGATAATAGAAAAAAGCTGATCCTTTCCCTTATTCATTCGCAAAAGATTTTCTTTCTGTAATTGTATTTTAGCGTTTTTAAAGGCTAATACATCCTTCTTATTTTTATTAGATTGATAGGCCCAATACACTAATAAAAGAATTATAAGCACCAATATAATCACAGAAATGAGGGCATAAGTCAATATGTCTTTTTGCCGCAAGTTAGCTTGTTGTATCTGTTTATCTTTCTGCAATAACTTTATCTGATTTTCCCGATCTTCAGCATTGTATTGTTGCTTGAGCTCTTCCAGGTGCTGATTGTTATTCTCCCTTAATAATGAATCACGAGCATCAGTATTGAGTTTGAGGTAAGCATAAGCCTTTTCATAATCGCCCTGCAACTCTGCAATCCGCATTAGAGTGTTACTGGCGTTTTCCAAGGCTATGTTGGAGTGTGTTTTTATAGCCAAGTCCAGGGCTACTCTGGCGGTATCATAGGCCTGGTGAAGCTTCCCTGTTTGCAGGTAAACATTAGCTATGTCCAGCCTATTCTCTATTAAAAAAATATCATTATTAACTTCTATATACAAATTACCCGCTATTCTATAATAGTCTAGCGCACGATCATACTGCTTATTTTCCTCCATTATTTTACCCAGATTCCCATAAGCAGTTCCTAAATCCTTCTTATCGCCTCTTGCTTGCTTTATTTCTAAAGATTTAAGGAAGTATTCTTCTGCCTTTTCCAAATCATCAAAATACTGCAGATAAACTAATCCAATATTATTTAAGGCTTGAGCCTCTCCTTTGAGGTCGTTGACCTTTTGGAACATATGCAGCGCTTCCGTAAAGTACTGCAATGCTTTTTCCCAATCTCCGGAATAGCCATAGACAATACTAATATCATTAATAGCATTGCCTATCCGCACACTATCACTCAGCTCCTTGTAAATATTGAGCGACTTAAAAATATATTCCAGCGCAACATCATATTGCCCCTTATCCCTTTTTAAGCGCCCCAGATTGATGAGGGCATCTCCAAGGCTTTCTTTATGACCTAGTGCTTCGGCTTCATGCAAACATCTTTCAGCATAGTATAAAGCAGAATCAAGATCAGAATTCTGATAAGCCATAGACAAACTAATCAAACCTTTGATTTTAACGGTATCATCTGCGTTCAAAATCAAGGCTCTGAGGCTATCCACCTTATGCGCCTGACCTTTAGCTGTAAACACGCCTAAAACACAGTACATCAAAATATTAGCTCTCACTAAGAATCTGGGCATCATTAATTTACATATTACTAAACAACGGCGGTAAAAATCATACTTAAATGATTCTTGACAAAAAATATCTCAAGTTTTCATGCTAAAACGATAAAATATTTTTTTTAATACAGCTTTTACCAAAAAATAAAAGGCTGCCGGGAGTCCGGCAGCCTTTCTTAGCTTAAGGTTTTATTATCTATTATGATTTATTGCCTTTGTCTTTAGAGCCACTAGAGCTACCGCCTGGTTTGGCAATAGATTCTCTCATTTCGGTATCCGCTTTGATATTATCCATTTTATAATAATCCATAATACCGAGGTTTCCGGTTCTAAACGCTTCAGCCATTGCTTTAGGCACATCTGCTTCAGCTTCTATTACTTTGGCTCTAGCTTCTTGAGCTTTCGCTTTCATCTCTTGCTCATGCGCTACCGCCATGGCTCTTCTTTCTTCAGCTTTAGCTTCAGCCACCTTCAAGTCAGCAGAAGCCTGATCTGTTTGTAGCTTAGCACCAATGTTAGTACCTACATCCACATCAGCAATATCAATGGAAAGAATTTCAAAAGCCGTACCGGCATCAAGCCCACGCTGCAATACCAGCTTAGATATTTTATCAGGATTTTCCAGCACTTCTTTGTGCGTACCGGCAGAACCGATAGAGGTAACAATACCCTCACCCACACGAGCAAGAATAGTATCTTCACCAGCACCACCTACTAACTGCTGAATGTTAGCCCTTACCGTAACCCGTGCTATAGCTATCAGCTGAATACCATCAGCCGCTACTGCTGCTACTTTAGGAGTGGTAATTACCTTAGGGTTTACTGATATTTGCACCGCTTCAAAAACATCTCTACCAGCCAAGTCAATAGCTGTAGCTTGCTTGAAAGTAAGGTTTATATTGGCTTTATCTGCTGAAATAAGCGCTTTAATAACCGATGGCACATGTCCACCCGCCAGGTAGTGAGTCTCCAGCTCTTTAGTGGTAACGGTAAGACCTGCTTTAGTAGCAGTAATTAGTGAGTTAACCACCACGCCGGGAGGCACCTTTCTAATTCTCATAAACATAAGCTCGAACAAGCCTACTTTTACATTTGAGAATCGGGCAGTAATCCATAGCCCTACAGGAATAAAATAAAGAAATACGAAAAAAACGACGATCCCCAGGAAAACAATGAGGACTATGCCGATACCTGATAATTCCATGATTAAGTAATTGGTTCTACAAAAATATTATTAGTACTAATTTTTATGATTCTTATTTTGGTACCGCTATCCAGGTAATTACCTAAAGATTTTACTTCAAATAGTCCGTTCGTAAACTCAGCCTTACCTATGGGTTTAAGTGTAGATACAGCTACACCTTCATCTCCCACTTTCAATACACTGGTAAGTCCTTCATTTACCTTACTGGAAATAGTATCTTTTAACGAAAATTTTTCCCAGGTACGACCTTTAAAACTGAAGTATAATGATACACCTAATAAAATGGAACCACCTGCTGTGAGCCATATGCCCGCATCTACACCAAAGTAGACAAAGCCTAAATAAAGTCCGAACAAAGCAGCCAAAAAACCAAGAAGACCTACAAAAGTAGTTCCTGGTACGAAAAGGACTTCAACAATAATTAACCCTATTCCTACTATAATAAGGGCTGTAACAGTAATCCATTCTAACATAAGAGAGCACTTAGTGCGATAAAAGTAGTAAAATTATGGAAGCTGTACTGCTTTCCATTCAGTTTTTTTCATAGCCAGATAATGTGAATGAGCCTCATCAAAATATAATTTATCATAGATCAAAGGAATTACATCTACACCATGTAAATCGATTACGCCATATTTATTGAACTTTTTCACAATGACGCTTCCATTACCCAGGTCTACCAGCTCATCATATTTAGGATTAACAATGAGCCTGCCCGCCTTATTGATAAGGCCTTTTTTACCATTTTTGATGATTACATAACGACCATTGTTCTCATGATAAACAGAATCATAGTCAAAAGAAGAAACCTTATTTCCCTGAGCATTAATAAGCCCCATGCCTGAACTGGTTTCTGCTATACTAAGTCCATCCTGAAAACCGCTTACCCAATCATATAATGGCTGCACTACTATTCGCTCTCGTTTATCTATAAAGCCCCATCGGCCCAGAAGCTTGATAGCCGCCAGTTCTTCACTGAAATTACCTACATCATCATATCGGTTAGCTATTCGAAGCCTGTTTTGGTTATCAATAAATCCATACTGCCCATTAATCTTTACTGGATAAAAACCTTCTGTAGGCTTTCTTACTTCCTGATATTTCTCATTACCAGAAGGCTTATTTAATATTCGCCCTTCAAAATCTACCTTCCAAACTGATCCTTCGCTGAGGTACTCCAAGAGGTAATTATCAAAAACCTCCACTTTATTTTGTGTAAAATAAACGGTACCTTCTTCAAAGCTCTTTAGGTTAGTCAGGTTTCTATCTAACTCCAGGTAATAATCATCATTTATAATTTTAATAAACTTCGGCTGCGGAAAAACAATCCATCGGCCTACTTTATCTATAACTCCGTACTCGCCATGAAACTTCACCATCAGGTAGCCATCAATAACCGGAGTTACTTCATCATAAACACAGTGAATCACCTCATCACCAGCCCTATTAATAAACCCCCAATATTCACCTTTTTTTACAGGATAAATATAGCTGGTCTCCGGCCCGATGTTATCATACAGCTGAGTAGACTTCTTCACTCCATGCACATCATATAAAGACCATTTTTTCACTCCGCCCACTTTCTCTCTGCAATAGATCATATCATTACTCAGATATACAGAATCAAAGCGAGCGCTAAGCACCTCTTTAGCATCTTGAGTCATTACTCCCCATTTTTGCTGTTTGCGAAAGGCCACTAAACCTTCAGGAGTATAAACCAATCCATCAATATTTTTAGGAGTCAGCGCGTTACCAACGCTATCTATAAGCCAGGTTTTTTCATTACAATACACCTGCAGATAATCTTCATTTACAGGCTCTATATCATCAAAAGCAAATTTATCTATCTCCTTTTGTTCCTGATCCAAAATCAGCCAGGTATTAAAATCCAGCTTTTGGGGCACCTCTCCGGTAAGGTCAAAATCTTTACTTCCGATAGGGCTAACCATCACCCCATTAGTATTTACCAGGCCTCTTTCATGGTTTTGAAACACCACTGCATAGCCTGACTTAAACGGGCTGATGCTGTCTAAGGTAAAGTCAACCACCTGCTTGCCATTATCATTATAAATGGCCGTTTTATTATCTTTATTTCTTACCGCATAGCGCAGATTTCCCAGCGGAATTATCTCTTTATAACTTAGTGGAATAATTTCCTTTCCACCCAGGTCAACCACCCCATAAAGGTATTCTCTGCCATTTTTATTAGAAACTATAGCTCTTAGGTCAGAAATAGTAATAGAGGCATATTTAAATGGCAATACTATTTTACCTTCAGTAGAGATTGCTCCTAAAAACTCTCTTTGAGAGATCTTTCCCTTCTTAGCTGCTATAAGTAAACGCTTGCCAGAAGGATAAATTTGCATGTATTCAGGCTCAGTAATTATTTCATTACCCAAGCTGATTAGCCCCCAACCTTCTGAGGTTTTATAACCAATAGTATTATTAATCACCTCCAAACCACCTTTGCTCCAGCCCAGAGATTCATACTTAGCAGGTATAACAACGTTGCCCTCGGTATTTTTCAGCCCTTGCTTACCATGATCCTCAAAAAGCTTATACGGATCTCCGGCAATGGATTCAAAACCAAAGGAAAATAAGAAAACAGTAAGATTAAAAAGTAAGAATAAGTGTTTCATCCTCAATGTCGTGGTCATGACAAAATAGCTAATTTTTGCGATATTTGCTCTAAATAATTTGGGATAAACCCGTGCATCACATTTTGCGACTGCAATATAAAAAATTAGAACCATGTATATAGAGCAATTGTATACTTCTTGCCTTGCCGAGGCTGCATATTACATTGAATCTGAGGGGGAAGCGACTATTATTGATCCACTTCGTGAAATTCAGACCTATGTAGATATGGCCCACCAGCGTGGCGCGAAAATCAAATACGTTTTTGAAACACATTTTCATGCTGATTTTGTTTCCGGACATATCGATTTAGCAAAAAAAACCGGAGCCACCATTATTTATGGCCCTAAAGCTCAGCCAGCATATGATGTATACACCGCTCAGGATGGAGAGGTATTTACTATAGGAAAACTTACTATAGAGGTGCTTCATACCCCTGGACATACCCCCGAGTCATCTTGCTTTTTACTGAAAGATGAAGAGGGTAAGAACCATGCTGTTTTCACAGGAGACACCCTATTTGTAGGTGATGTGGGCCGCCCTGACCTGCTTGATGGTGTTATGACCAAAGAAGAGCTGGCAGGCATGATGTATGACTCACTGAATAATAAAATAAAACCACTGAGTGATGACGTAATTGTATACCCTGCTCATGGCCCTGGATCTGCTTGTGGCAAAAACATAGGTAAAGAAACTTTCTCTACTATTGGCAACCAGAAAAAGACTAACTACGCCCTGCAGGAAATGACCAAAGAAACCTTTATTAAAAAGGTTACAGATGGGATTTTGCCTCCTCCTAAATATTTCTTTGAAGATGCACGTATTAACAAAGAAGGCTATTCATCTATTGATGATATCATTGCGAGAAACAATCAGGCACTCTCAGAAGATGCTTTTAAAGCTGAAATTGAAAATGGTGCCATCATACTAGACACCCGTAAGCCTGATAATTTCGAAAAAGGTTTTATTCCTGGAGCTATTAACATTGGGCTTAATGGCCAGTATGCCGTATGGGTAGGCTCTTTACTGAACATCAACCAGCCATTGGTATTGGTGAGTGAAGAAGGCATGGAAGAGGAAGCCATAATCCGCCTTGCCCGTGTGGGGTATGAAAATGTAAAAGGCTACCTGGCCGGAGGCATAAGCAGCTGGAATGAAAGCCTGGATACGGTAGAAAGTGTAAGCCCGAAGCAGGTGAAGCTGACTAATGAAATATTAGATGTAAGAAAGGGAGGAGAATTTAACAATGGCCATATAGAAGGAGCTCAACTGGTGACTTTATCAGAGATGCCTGCTAACCTGGAAGGATTAGATAAAGACAAAACCTATTATGTGCATTGTGCCGGAGGATACAGAAGTATGATCGCCTCTTCACTTATGAAGAGAGCCGGTTTTAAAAATCCTATTAATGTATACGGAGGTTTTAAGGCCATGGAGGAAGCCGGCTTACCGGTATTACTTCCTACTGAAGCTTAAAAAAATCAGGCTGGAATGGGGTAAGAGACCAATTTATAGAACTTATCCCTTTCCTTTTTATTTCTCTCGTTCGGTTCTCTAATGTATTTTTCCGTAGCTGCCACAGCACACAACTCATTTAATGAATAGCGCTCACCAATAATTTCATTAGGCAAATAATCGTATTCATCCAGCAGATACCTGTACACTTTTGCCAGCTTCTTTTTATTTTTTACAGCGCTATATACTTCCAGCAGATCAAGAATAGATCCTTCCTTATAAAGCACTTCATGTAAAGATTCTGCGAGAAAACGGCTTTTAGTCGATAGCATAAGATGCAAAACTGATTAAACAGGCCAACGAATTTCGAAATAATTCATGTAATATTCAACTAAAATATTCTTTTTCAGCTGTGTCTCTAACCTCCATCATCCCCATAAAATAATATTAAAACCTTTTTAATTATGGTTCGTAAAATGGAATATGAGATTTTTAATTTCCATATTACTTTGGTTCATACTACTGGCTCTTTGTTGGCCTTTAGCCATAGTGGCTTTCTTTGTATGGCTTATTTTATTACCCTTCCAACTTTTGGGCTTTGCTATTGGTGGAGTATTTAAAATAGTAGAAGCCATTTTGATGTTCCCTTTCAGAGTAGCCGGTCGCATGACTCGCTAAGCATTTGCGTCAAGCTAAGCATTGACCTCATTTGATCTTTGAAACAATTACATCAACAAATCACCACCAGGCTTTCTACCAATAGTACGGATCGGCTATCAGTTATTTTTATTAAGAAACTACTGTTATTCGGTTGGTTACAGGCCATTTCGTGCATCTTTCCAGTGATTATATTTCTTTCGCTGGCACTTTCTTCGTGGGCATCGGGCTACATTCCTCGTTATGACCTACTACTTATCATCTGCATTCTGGCTCAGTTTATCATGTATAAGACAGGCCTGGAAACTAAAGATGAGGTTTACGTTATCACCATGTTTCATGTGCTGGGGTTGATCATGGAACTTCATAAGGTGCATCATGGCTCATGGTCATATCCAGAAGCTGCTTATTCTAAGTTTTTCGGAGTGCCTTTATACTCTGGCTTTATGTATGCCAGTGTAGGCAGTTATATATGTCAGGCCTGGCGAAACTTGCAGCTACGCACTTTGCGCTGGCCCAATAAGTTATTAGCCATAACCATAGGTGCGGCCATCTATCTGAACTTCATCACCAATGCTTTCTTGCCAGATGTGAGGTTATATATTGCAATAGCCCTCATCATTATATTTTGGAGAACCAAATTTAGCTTTACTCTTGGCGAAAGCACCCATAAAATCTTCGCTATTCTATCCTTCATCCTCATCGGCTTTTTCATATGGCTAGCAGAAAATATAGCCACTTTTTTAGGTGCTTGGCGATATGCTTATCAGCACAATGGCTGGCAAATGGTAGAATGGCATAAAATCACCTCCTGGAGCTTATTGGTCATTGTAAGCATTATTATAGTAGGACAGCTGAAAATTTTCAAAAAAGAAGTTTTCTAACTTTTAAAACATCACGTTTCATTGCAACCGTTTGCGCTCCTCAAAATCGTATAATCTTTTCTAAAACAGCTTCTAACACTGATTTTCAAAGCCAAATTTGAAAACAGCAGCCTCAAAAATGAGTTAGATATTCAATACCTTAGTGAAAAATAACTAAATGCACAGTTCAATGTTAAAATATATACCTCATGCTTTACTGCTGGCATTTTTGACTATAAATATATCATGTCAAATGGCTGTAGAATCAGAAGCACCGCTAATTGTTCAATCTCCATCGGGAGATAATTCTGTATCCTTTTTTATTAATAAAGAAGGAGAAGCAGGCTATACTGTAATGCATAAAGACCAAGCAGTGATAGACTCTTCTTGGGTGAGCTTTGACTTCACCAATATGCCTTCTATTAAAGGAGATCTAAAAGTAGTTAATACTTCTACTGACACTAAAAACGAAACCTGGCCTATGCCATGGGGAGAACAGAAGGAAGTAACTAACCATTACAATTCGCTTACTGTAGAGTTACAAGAGACCTCCGAGCTACAAAGGAAGTTCTCGGTAATTTTTAAAGTGTACGATGATGGTATTGGCTTCAGATACTCCTTCCCTGAACAGGAAAACATGAGCGAAGTATTGATAGCTAATGAAAATACTGAGTTCCAACTCACAGGTGATCATACCGTATGGTGGCAACCTGGAGACTGGGACATCTACGAGCACTTATACAATAAATCTAAGTTTTCAGAAATTGATGCCACCACCAAAAGGGATCATCCTAACCTGGCTCAGACTTACATTCCAGTGAATGCAGTAAACACTCCTGTAACCATGAAAACAGCTGAAGGCTTATACCTAAGCTTTCATGAGGCCAGTCTGATCAACTACTCTGATATGACTTTACAGGTAGATCCTGCTACTTTTAAAATGAAGAGTAACCTGGTTGGTTCTGAAAACACAGAATACAAAGTAAAACAACAAACACCTTTCAATACACCTTGGCGTACCATTCAAATAGGCGAAAGAGCAGGTGATCTTATTGAATCTAAGCTGATCGTTAACCTGAACGAGCCTAATAAGCTGGGAGATGTTTCTTGGTTTAAACCTATGAAGTATGTAGGCATCTGGTGGGAAATGCACCTGGATAAGTCTACCTGGGACATGAGTGCTCAGCAGAACATGGGATCATTCACAGACAATGCTAAACCTCACGGAAAGCACGGAGCCACCACTGAAAATGCTAAATATTACATTGATTTTGCTGCTAAAAATAATATTCATGGCATTTTGGTAGAAGGCTGGAATACTGGCTGGGAACACTGGATTGGTTTTGAAGACAGAGAAGGCGTTTTTGATTTTGTAACTCCTTACCCTGATTATGACCTGGAAGAAGTAGTGCGCTATGGAAAAGAAAAAGGGGTAGAACTGATTATGCACCACGAGACTTCTGCTGCTCCACGTACTTATGAGCAACAAATGGATACTGCCTATAATCTGATGGAAAGCCTGGGCATTCATTCTGTAAAAACAGGTTATGTAGGCAAGATCATTCCTAAAGGAGAATATCATCATGGTCAGTGGATGGTAAATCATTATCAAAAAGCACTGGAAACAGCAGCTAAACATAATATAGCTATCAATGCTCATGAGCCTATAAAAGCTACTGGGCTAAGAAGAACTTACCCTAATTTTATAGCCAGAGAGGGCCTTAGAGGTCAGGAGTTTAATGCCTGGGCCAGTGATGGCGGCAACCCTCCTAACCACCTGCCTAC includes the following:
- a CDS encoding glycoside hydrolase family 97 protein, with the protein product MLKYIPHALLLAFLTINISCQMAVESEAPLIVQSPSGDNSVSFFINKEGEAGYTVMHKDQAVIDSSWVSFDFTNMPSIKGDLKVVNTSTDTKNETWPMPWGEQKEVTNHYNSLTVELQETSELQRKFSVIFKVYDDGIGFRYSFPEQENMSEVLIANENTEFQLTGDHTVWWQPGDWDIYEHLYNKSKFSEIDATTKRDHPNLAQTYIPVNAVNTPVTMKTAEGLYLSFHEASLINYSDMTLQVDPATFKMKSNLVGSENTEYKVKQQTPFNTPWRTIQIGERAGDLIESKLIVNLNEPNKLGDVSWFKPMKYVGIWWEMHLDKSTWDMSAQQNMGSFTDNAKPHGKHGATTENAKYYIDFAAKNNIHGILVEGWNTGWEHWIGFEDREGVFDFVTPYPDYDLEEVVRYGKEKGVELIMHHETSAAPRTYEQQMDTAYNLMESLGIHSVKTGYVGKIIPKGEYHHGQWMVNHYQKALETAAKHNIAINAHEPIKATGLRRTYPNFIAREGLRGQEFNAWASDGGNPPNHLPTIAFTRMLGGPIDYTPGIFNIKLDPWKKDNQVNTTLAQQLALYVVIYSPVQMAADLPEYYEAHDDALQFIRDVGVDWDETKVLNGEVGDFVTIARKEKGTDKWFVGSITNEEARELTINLDFLDDGKNYKATIYADGENAHWDDNPTEYVISSEEVNKNSQLQLKLAPGGGAAISILPL
- a CDS encoding MBL fold metallo-hydrolase, which codes for MYIEQLYTSCLAEAAYYIESEGEATIIDPLREIQTYVDMAHQRGAKIKYVFETHFHADFVSGHIDLAKKTGATIIYGPKAQPAYDVYTAQDGEVFTIGKLTIEVLHTPGHTPESSCFLLKDEEGKNHAVFTGDTLFVGDVGRPDLLDGVMTKEELAGMMYDSLNNKIKPLSDDVIVYPAHGPGSACGKNIGKETFSTIGNQKKTNYALQEMTKETFIKKVTDGILPPPKYFFEDARINKEGYSSIDDIIARNNQALSEDAFKAEIENGAIILDTRKPDNFEKGFIPGAINIGLNGQYAVWVGSLLNINQPLVLVSEEGMEEEAIIRLARVGYENVKGYLAGGISSWNESLDTVESVSPKQVKLTNEILDVRKGGEFNNGHIEGAQLVTLSEMPANLEGLDKDKTYYVHCAGGYRSMIASSLMKRAGFKNPINVYGGFKAMEEAGLPVLLPTEA
- a CDS encoding WG repeat-containing protein; the protein is MTTTLRMKHLFLLFNLTVFLFSFGFESIAGDPYKLFEDHGKQGLKNTEGNVVIPAKYESLGWSKGGLEVINNTIGYKTSEGWGLISLGNEIITEPEYMQIYPSGKRLLIAAKKGKISQREFLGAISTEGKIVLPFKYASITISDLRAIVSNKNGREYLYGVVDLGGKEIIPLSYKEIIPLGNLRYAVRNKDNKTAIYNDNGKQVVDFTLDSISPFKSGYAVVFQNHERGLVNTNGVMVSPIGSKDFDLTGEVPQKLDFNTWLILDQEQKEIDKFAFDDIEPVNEDYLQVYCNEKTWLIDSVGNALTPKNIDGLVYTPEGLVAFRKQQKWGVMTQDAKEVLSARFDSVYLSNDMIYCREKVGGVKKWSLYDVHGVKKSTQLYDNIGPETSYIYPVKKGEYWGFINRAGDEVIHCVYDEVTPVIDGYLMVKFHGEYGVIDKVGRWIVFPQPKFIKIINDDYYLELDRNLTNLKSFEEGTVYFTQNKVEVFDNYLLEYLSEGSVWKVDFEGRILNKPSGNEKYQEVRKPTEGFYPVKINGQYGFIDNQNRLRIANRYDDVGNFSEELAAIKLLGRWGFIDKRERIVVQPLYDWVSGFQDGLSIAETSSGMGLINAQGNKVSSFDYDSVYHENNGRYVIIKNGKKGLINKAGRLIVNPKYDELVDLGNGSVIVKKFNKYGVIDLHGVDVIPLIYDKLYFDEAHSHYLAMKKTEWKAVQLP
- a CDS encoding DUF817 domain-containing protein — protein: MKQLHQQITTRLSTNSTDRLSVIFIKKLLLFGWLQAISCIFPVIIFLSLALSSWASGYIPRYDLLLIICILAQFIMYKTGLETKDEVYVITMFHVLGLIMELHKVHHGSWSYPEAAYSKFFGVPLYSGFMYASVGSYICQAWRNLQLRTLRWPNKLLAITIGAAIYLNFITNAFLPDVRLYIAIALIIIFWRTKFSFTLGESTHKIFAILSFILIGFFIWLAENIATFLGAWRYAYQHNGWQMVEWHKITSWSLLVIVSIIIVGQLKIFKKEVF